The Polyodon spathula isolate WHYD16114869_AA chromosome 13, ASM1765450v1, whole genome shotgun sequence genome includes a region encoding these proteins:
- the nsmce4a gene encoding non-structural maintenance of chromosomes element 4 homolog A: MAEARGGGRRSRDMSSATSQASCSFNGENLAAEGNGDEASTSSMWEDDSTNRRMIRHQYRELINNVQQNREDLLSPHNNKLTEALEEANKLFTNVRQAREAALDAQFLVIATNLGKEKASQLHSDITVFDPVTFAEFLLSFLGLNRLEGDDDDDDGAGFLPRDAWHRLGKEAEQCFKKSPSFHYMLGSFEPDPPAPRQRIERQRKAPNKEERRIMPTQLKKMEESYQEATEKEVERILGFLQTYFKEDPRNPISYFDFVIDPNSFARTVENIFHVSFLVRDGLAKIEMDRDKLPIIVPTDVNAEPSGNAQGRNQCIVSISPKEWRQIIEIFEITEPLILPPPTAKD, translated from the exons ATGGCAGAAGCACGTGGAGGTGGCAGGCGGTCTCGGGATATGTCCTCGGCTACGTCTCAAGCCAGCTGCTCCTTTAATGGCGAGAACTTGGCTGCAGAGGGCAATGGTGATGAGGCCAGCACCTCCTCCATGTGGGAAGATGATTCAACAAACAGACGCATGATCAGACACCAGTACAGAGAGCTCATTAACAATGTGCAGC agaatCGAGAAGATCTGCTGAGCCCCCACAATAACAAACTCACTGAAGCTTTAGAGGAGGCAAATAAACTGTTTACCAACG TTCGCCAGGCTCGGGAGGCTGCCTTGGATGCCCAGTTTCTTGTTATAGCTACAAATCTGGGGAAGGAAAAGGCCAGCCAGCTGCATTCAGACATCACAGTGTTCGATCCAGTAACTTTTGCAGAATTTCTA TTGTCCTTCTTGGGCCTGAATCGCCTGGAaggtgatgatgatgacgatgatgggGCTGGGTTTCTTCCCAGGGATGCTTGGCACAGACTGGGGAAAGAAGCTGAGCAATGCTTCAAGAAGTCCCCTTCTTTCCATTACAT GTTAGGCTCATTTGAACCAGATCCCCCTGCGCCTCGACAACGAATTGAAAGACAGAGAAAAGCTCCTAACAAAGAAGAACGCAGGATTATGCCTACGCAG CTGAAGAAAATGGAAGAATCCTACCAAGAAGCCACAGAGAAAGAAGTAGAGAGAATCCTAGGGTTTCTCCAGACCTATTTTAAAGAAGACC cACGCAATCCAATATCCTACTTTGATTTTGTCATTGATCCGAATTCCTTTGCACGTACTGTAGAAAACATTTTCCATGTGTCCTTTCTTGTTCGG gATGGCCTTGCCAAGATAGAAATGGACCGGGACAAACTTCCAATAATcg TACCGACCGATGTGAACGCAGAGCCGAGTGGGAACGCCCAGGGAAGAAACCAGTGTATAGTGTCCATAAGTCCAAAGGAATGGCGG CAAATTATTGAAATCTTTGAAATCACGGAGCCCTTAATCCTACCTCCTCCAACTGCTAAAGATTGA